The Gloeocapsa sp. PCC 73106 genomic sequence TGTTGAAGATAACTGGGAATCGCCTACGCTAGGAGCTTGGGGTGTAGGTTGGGAAGTGTGGTTAGATGGGATGGAAATTACTCAGTTTACTTATTTTCAGCAATGTGGTGGTATTGATTGTCGTCCGGTGTCTATAGAAATCACCTATGGATTGGAACGCTTAGCTATGTATCTGCAAAATGTAGACTCAATTTGTCAAATTCAATGGAATGATAGGATCAAGTACGGGGAGATATTTCTGCAAAGTGAGATTGAACAGTGTACCTATAATTTTGAGGCTTCTAACCCAGATCTACTGTTTAATCTTTTTGCTTTGTATGAACAAGAAGCACAACAACTAACAGAAAAAGGTTTAGTCACGCCAGCTCTTGATTATGTGCTTAAATGTTCTCATAGTTTTAATTTGCTTGACGCTAGGGGTGTAATTGCCGTAGCTGAAAGAACTCGTTACATCGCCAGAATTCGTCATTTAGCCAAACAGGTAGCCGAACTTTATTTACAACAACAGGAAATCAACTAATTTACTTAGCTATTAAATGTAAGTAAAATTGATGTAAAAATGCTTGTAAACTTAGTTTTGCTATTAGTTGAGGATGAATGATGGAACTAGAATATCCTGATGACTTAAAATATTTAGATACTCATGAGTATATTCGCTTAGATGGAGAGATCGCGACCATTGGGATTACTGCTTTTGCTATAGATCAACTCGGTGATATAGTGTATCTTGAGTTACCAGAACAGGGAGAATCAGTAAAAGCTGGGGAAAAGTTCGGGACGATTGAATCAGTAAAAGCTGTTGAAGATCTTAATGCACCTATATCTGGTACGGTTATAGAGAGGAACGAGGGTTTAATAGAATCTCCTGAAATGGTTCCAGATGATCCCTATGGTGAGGGATGGTTTCTAAAACTTAGAGTAGATAATCCAGACGAGGAATTAACGGAAACCTTATCGGCTGATGAGTATCGTGCTCAAGTAGAGGGTGAAGATTAGTCC encodes the following:
- the glyQ gene encoding glycine--tRNA ligase subunit alpha encodes the protein MSKNFQSIILELNRFWSDRGCLLVQPYDTEKGAGTMSPHTFLRAIGSEPWSVAYVEPCRRPTDGRYGENPNRFQHYYQYQVLIKPSAHNIQEMYLDSLRALGVQPEDHDIRFVEDNWESPTLGAWGVGWEVWLDGMEITQFTYFQQCGGIDCRPVSIEITYGLERLAMYLQNVDSICQIQWNDRIKYGEIFLQSEIEQCTYNFEASNPDLLFNLFALYEQEAQQLTEKGLVTPALDYVLKCSHSFNLLDARGVIAVAERTRYIARIRHLAKQVAELYLQQQEIN
- the gcvH gene encoding glycine cleavage system protein GcvH — translated: MELEYPDDLKYLDTHEYIRLDGEIATIGITAFAIDQLGDIVYLELPEQGESVKAGEKFGTIESVKAVEDLNAPISGTVIERNEGLIESPEMVPDDPYGEGWFLKLRVDNPDEELTETLSADEYRAQVEGED